In Apium graveolens cultivar Ventura chromosome 10, ASM990537v1, whole genome shotgun sequence, the following are encoded in one genomic region:
- the LOC141690947 gene encoding uncharacterized protein LOC141690947 — protein sequence MDTQKMKEGSMGFNYPMLTRNNYFVWSLKMKVFMQAQSVRDAVEPEDPKDSLKVKSIGADRVQKVKVQTLRAEFESMNMKETDNPDEFCLKLYGIVSNIRLLGEKMGEPNVVKKLLKVVPSKYLQIASIIELFGDLHAMSAEEVVGRLKAQEERLRGHSENTGGQLLLTQEEWSKRAGKSTSEKGRRGFSNRGKWRSHPKNSSVGKPRHNQAEDGSGSTNTSRDLSKVKCYNCQVFGHYASECGKPRRERD from the exons ATGGACACACAGAAAATGAAGGAAGGATCCATGGGCTTTAACTACCCCATGCTAACAAGGAACAACTACTTTGTGTGGTCTCTTAAAATGAAGGTTTTCATGCAAGCACAAAGTGTGAGGGATGCAGTTGAACCAGAGGACCCAAAG GATTCGCTGAAAGTAAAGAGCATCGGGGCTGATCGAGTTCAGAAGGTGAAAGTTCAAACACTTAGAGCGGAGTTTGAATCAATGAATATGAAGGAGACGGATAATCCGGATGAGTTCTGTCTGAAATTATATGGCATCGTTTCAAATATTCGTCTTCTAGGAGAAAAGATGGGAGAGCCTAACGTGGTGAAAAAACTCCTCAAGGTTGTTCCTTCTAAGTACCTTCAAATTGCTTCTATAATAGAACTATTTGGAGACTTGCATGCAATGTCAGCAGAAGAAGTTGTAGGTCGATTAAAGGCACAAGAAGAAAGGCTTAGAGGCCATAGTGAAAACACAGGTGGACAACTTCTTTTGACGCAGGAGGAATGGTCAAAGCGAGCAGGCAAAAGTACAAGTGAAAAGGGGAGAAGAGGATTTAGTAATCGTGGCAAATGGAGAAGCCATCCCAAAAATAGCTCTGTTGGAAAACCCCGTCATAATCAGGCAGAAGATGGAAGTGGGAGTACCAACACAAGTCGGGATCTTAGCAAAGTCAAGTGCTATAATTGTCAGGTGTTTGGTCATTACGCATCAGAATGTGGAAAACCACGGC